The sequence GACGGAACAGGGCTTCTACGACGGCGTTCCGTTCCACCGCGTCATCGAGGGCTTCATGGCCCAGACCGGCGACCCGACGGGCACCGGCACCGGCGGCTCCGACCTGCCGGACCTCGAGGCGGAATTCACCAACACGCCCTTCCGGCGCGGCTCCATCGGCATGGCCCGCACGCAGGACCCGAACTCGGCCAACAGCCAGTTCTTCATCGTCTACGACCGGGCCGAATGGCTCGACAACCAGTACACCTATGTCGGCGACGTCGTCTCCGGGATGGAGGCGATCGACCGCCTCGCCAAGGGCGTCGGCCGTTCCGGCATGGTTCCCGATCCCGACCGCATCGTCGATATGCGCGTCGGCGAGTAGTCTCAGCCAGATCCACCACAGACAGGAGGGCCCGATGGCCGATCCCGAGAACACCATCGTCATGGAGACGACCAAGGGCCGCGTCGTCATCGAGCTGCGCCCGGACGTCGCGCCGAACCACGTCGAGCGCATCAAGACGCTCTCGCGCCAGGGCTTCTACGACGGCGTGCCGTTCCACCGCGTGATCGAGGGCTTCATGGCCCAGACCGGCGACCCCACGGGCACCGGCACCGGCGGCTCCGACCTGCCGGACCTCAAGGCCGAGTTCAACGCCGAGCCGCACGTGCGCGGCACCTGCTCGATGGCGCGCACCTCGGCCCCGCACTCGGCCAACAGCCAGTTCTTCATCTGCTTCGGCGACGCCCGCTTCCTCGACAAGCAGTACACCGTCTGGGGCAAGGTCACCGAGGGCATGGAGACCATCGACCAGATCAAGCGCGGCGAGCCCGTGCGCGAGCCCGACAAGATCGTCTCGATGAAGGTGATGGCGGACGCCTGAGAGTTCGCGAACCCGGCGCACGGAGCGAAGCCCTGTCATCCCGGGCCGCGAAGCGGACCCGGGACCCATACGCTCGACGACGGTCCGAGCGCGCATGGCGCGCTCGTTGCACGACGAACCGGCATGGCGATGTCGCGAAACGCGGCCTGAAGGCCGCGAAACAGGCGTCGGCGCGTATGGGTCCCGGGTCGTCGTTCGGCGCCCGGGATGACAGATCACCCGGGACGGCGCCTCACGCCAGCAGGTCCCCCGTCTCGCAGAACCGCACCCCGGCGCGTTCCATGTCGCCGAGCGCCTTGGCCAGCGAGCCGTCCGTGTCGATGGCGCGGCAGGCGTCGAGGATCACGTAGGTGTCGAAGCCCTCGGCCTGGGCGTCGAGCGCGCTCCAGGCGACGCAGAAATCCGTGGCCAGCCCCGCGAAGAAGAGGCGCTTCAGGCCGCGCTCGCGCAAATAGCCGGCGAGGCCCGTATGCGTGTGCCGGTCCGCCTCGCGGAAGGCGGAATAGCTGTCCACGTCCTTGTTGTAGCCCTTGCGGATGACGAGCTCGGCGAGATACGCGCATTCGAGGCCGCGCGAGATCTCGGCGCCGCGCGAGCCCTGGACGCAATGGTCCGGCCACAGGATCTGCGTCCCGTAGGGCATCTCGATCGTCTCGAAGGGCGCCTTGCCCGTATGGCTCGAGGCGAAGGAGGAATGGTGCGGCGGATGCCAGTCCTGCGTCAGCAGGATGTGCCCGCGATGGGCGGCGAAGCGCTTCGCGAGAGCGTCGATCGGCGCGATCACCGCATCGCCGTCCGGCACGGCGAGCGCGCCGCCCGGCAGGAAATCGTATTGCACGTCGGTGACGACGAGAACGTCGGCTTCCGTCGGCGTCGTGTCCATGGCCGCGCCTCCCTCGAATCTTGTCGTTGAGAAAGGGCGCGCGCGGCGTCGCGGCCGCGCGCGCTGTGTCCCGGCCGGCTTCGGCTCAGTTCGGCAGCTGGGCGTCGATGCCCTGGACGTAGAAGTTCATGCCGAGGATCTGCGGGTCGGAGAGATGTGTGCCGCCCTCGCAGGGGACTTCCGTCCCGTCCTGCATGAAGACCGGGCAGGCGAACGGGTGCAGCTCGCCCGACGCGATCGCCGCCTCGGTCGTCTCGGCCAGCGCCGCGACGTCCTCGGGCATGTTCGCGTAGTCGGCCATCACCACCATGCCGTCGGCGAGGCCGCCCCAGGTGTCGGTGGATCCCCAGGTGCCGTCGAGCACCATGCCCACGCGCTCCACGTAGTAGGGCGCCCAGTCGTCGATGATGGCGGTGAGCTGCGCCTCGGGGGCGAAGCGCTCCATGTCGGAGGCCTGGCCGAAGCCGAGCGCGCCGCGGTCGGCGGCGGCCTGGAGCGGGGCCGGTGAGTCGGTGTGCTGGGTGATGACGTCGACGCCCTGGTCGAGGAGCGCCGTCGCCGCGTCGGCCTCGCGCGCCGGGTCGTACCAGGAATTCACCCACACGACCCGCAGCTCGATGTCGGGATCGACGGACTGCGCGCCCAGCATGAAGGCGTTGATGCCGGCGATCACTTCCGGAATCGGGAAGGCGCCGACATAGCCGATCACGCCGCTCTCCGACATGCGCGCCGCGATCTGGCCGATGATGTAGCGGCCCTCGTGGAACTTGCCGGCGTAGGTCGCGACGTTGTCGGCGCGCTTGTAGCCGGTGGCGTGCTCGAACTTCACGTCCGGGTAGCGCTCGGCCACCGCCAGCGTCGGCTCCATGAAGCCGAAGGAGGTGGTGAAGATGATGTCGTGGCCGGTGCGGGCCAGCTGCTCGATGGCGCGCTCGGCGTCCGACTCGGGCACGCTCTCGACGAAGGTGGTCTCGACCTTGTCGCCGAAGGCGGCCTCGACGGCCTGACGGCCCTGGTCGTGCTGGTAGGACCAGCCGTGGTCGCCCACCGGGCCCACGTAGATGAAGCCCACCTTGGCGGTTTCCTGCTGCGCGAACGCCCCCGTCGCGCCGAAAGCGAGCGCCGCGACGGCGGCGATCAGCGAAGTCCCTGTCCTCATGACGACCTCTTGTTCTATGGGAACCCGAACTGTGGCACTCATCCCGCGCCCGCGCAACGCCCGGCTAGCCCCGCGCCATCTCCGCCGCCGCTGCGGCGGCGAGGGCGGCGTTGCCGGCCGCGCGCGACCCGTCCGGCAGGACGAGCACGTCCTCCAGCCCTATGCGAAGATCGTGCCCGGCGCGCCGCGCCGCCCGGAAGACGGGCCAGAAACCGCTGTCGAGCCCGTGGCTGAGCACGGGGCCGGCATAGCCGCCCTCGTCCAGCTCCGCGAGCACCCCCTCGAAGCCGCCGAGCGCCGCGTCCTCGCCCTGCTCGTTGATCTCCACCAGCACGCGCAGGACGCGCGCCGCCCACGGCTCGTGCAGGAAGCGCGCGACGTCGCCGCGCGACCACAGCCCGGCCTCGACCCCGATGCCCATTTCGAGGGCAAGTGCCGCGACCTCGGGCGCGTCCTCCTCCACGAGGTTGATCGAGACGTAATCCGGCAACACCCGCCAGCCCCGCATGGCCTCGCGCCGCGCCGCGCCCCCGGGCGCGATCCACGCCCCCGTCGAGACGCCGACGGGCACGCCCGGGCAGGCCGCCCGGATCGCCGCGAGCGCCGCCGCGACGGCCGCGCCCTCCAGCGTCTCCGCGCCCGACGCGTCCCGCGGATGCACGTGCAGCGCCCCCACTCCCGCCGCGACGACGGCCGCCGCATCGGCGGCGAGCGCGTCCGGCGTGAGCGGAACCGCGGGGTGCTCGGCGGGGGTGCGGGCGCCGTTGAGGGCGGCTTGGAGGAGCATGGCGGGCCTCTTCGTGGGGCCATGTTCGCCCGCGGCCCGCCGCCGCGCAAGCGCGTGTCCGGGGTCAGCACATATGAGACGCGGCGGGGCTCCCGGCAGCTGGTTTGGAGAGGTACGCGGCGGGTGGTCGTCCGGCAAGGGCTCCATGCGGTCTGTGGTGGTTGTAGAGGTGCTGGAAGGCGTCGATATGGGGATTGAGGGCCTCGACGCCGGCGGGGAGGTCGTAGACGGCGTAGAATTCGTAGCGCCAGGCGGCGTTGCAGCGCTCGACGCCGCCGTTGAGCTTGGGGCTCTTGGGCGGGAGCTCGTAGAGGACGAGGTTCTTGTCGGCGCAGGCCTGCTCGAACTCGGCCTTGAACTCGGAGCCGCCGTCGACCTGGATCGCCTTCACCGGGAAGGGCATCTCGGCGAGGACCTTGTCGAGGAAGAGGGCGGCGGCCTTGGCGGTGGCGCGCCGGAAAGCCTTTGCGACGGTCCATTTGGCGACGGGGCAATAGGCGGTGAAGTGCTTGACGTGGCACTCTGGCGCGATCTGGACGTAGACGGTGTCGATCTGGACGATGGCGCCGGGCGCGTCGGCCTTCAGTCCCTTGGGCAGTCGCAGGGCATGACGGCGCCTGGCGGTCCAGCGCTTGGTCTTGGCGGCCTTGCGGGCGATCGGGACGGGCTGGGCGCGTCCGCGTGCGACCAGGTGGGCGATGATGCGCCCCACCGTCGTGTCGGAGACGGCGAAGCCTTCGAGGCGCACGAGCGGCCCGATCTTGGCGCGTCCCCACATCGGGTAGTCGTCGCGCAGGCGCTCGACGGCGCGGACCAGCTCGGACGTCCAGGACTTGGCTCGCATCCGGTGCGGGCGACGGCTGCGCGGCCGAGGGTCCTTCTCCCAGCGATACAGCGTCGAGCGCGGCACGCCGACGGCCTGCGCGGCCTCCTCGGCCCCGAGCCCGGCGCGCATCGCACGACGCCAGCGCATCACCGCGTCGCGTCTCATCGTCGCTGCGATATCGAAGGTCTTCGCGCCGATGAGACGCGACGCGACCCGACCGTTTCTGATAACCTGACGGGGCAGGCCGAAAACCTGCATCGGGGATCTCCTGAAGCTCGTGTTGTCGCAAACCCAAGCTTCCGGGATCCCCGATCCCGTTCAAGGCCTCAGCGTCTCACTTCTGTCCGACCCTAAACAGCGCGGCTACTTCCCCTGCCTGCGTCGCTCCGTGACGACCACGCCCCCGACGCCCCAATTGTCGGTGTCGACCTCGTCGATGACGACGACGGTGGTCGCGGGGTTCTTGCCCAGAACGTCGACGAGAAGCCGCGTCGCCCCTTCGACGAGCGCCTTCTTCTGCGCAGGCGTCACCCCCTCGCGGGTGACCTTGATGTTCACGTAGGGCATGGATCGGTTCCTCTCTTTGTTGCTCTGGCCGCATCGCTCACGCGGACCGCCGCCAGCGTTTGCGCCACGCAGCGGTCGGAATCCCGCAGGAAGCGCGAGTTCACGCCCGGGCGGGGAAGCACGTAGGTGTAGAAGTTGGGCCCCTCGGTGAGATTGCCGAGCGCGAAGACGCGTCCGAGACCGCAGCCGGACCCATCCACCGGGTGGTAGTCTCGGTCGATCTCGATGCCGCCCGGATGATAGGAGCCGTTGCGGTACGGCCGGACGAGGCCTCTGGCGAGCAGAGACCGCACGAGCGGCGAATCGTCCTCCTCAGGCCAGAAATGGTCGATCCGCGCTTTCACCAGGACGTCCGCGGGCTCGATGTCGGCGTCGGAGCATCCGGGACGCGACGATACGATCTCGAAGCGCGCATCGCGTTCGTTGGCGCGAAGGCGGGCGCCGGGCGCTCCGCCGACGACCACGACCCCGGCATCCATGAGCGCCGCCAGCTCTCGGTTGCGCCGCAGCGGCGGACCGACCGCGATCCGGTTCATGACCGGCACGAGCTGTTCCATGAAATCGCGGTGCGACTGCGGCGTGAGCCCGCCCCAGTCCACGCACAGGCGCAACGTGTCGCGGATGTCGCGCAGCACATCGCTCGCCGCCTTCAAAGGATTCGAGACGTTTCCTCCGGCGGCAGCGCTCAGGTCCTCGGCCAGGAAGCGGCGCACGAAGTCGCGAAACGTGCCCAAGTCCGCGAATCCTTCCGGCAGCGGCTGGAAGAGCCGGTCAATGGCGGTTCGCTCTTCGGCTGTCGGCACGAACGCCGCCGGCTCGACCGCGACCCCGGTCGCAGCGATCCGGTACGCGAAGGCCATCTCCTTCTTGAGGATCGGCCAGACCTCCTCCATGA comes from Salinarimonas sp. and encodes:
- a CDS encoding peptidylprolyl isomerase translates to MKSLIAAFALMLAAVLPAAAQENTLVMETPHGEVVIELRPDLAPRHAERLRTLTEQGFYDGVPFHRVIEGFMAQTGDPTGTGTGGSDLPDLEAEFTNTPFRRGSIGMARTQDPNSANSQFFIVYDRAEWLDNQYTYVGDVVSGMEAIDRLAKGVGRSGMVPDPDRIVDMRVGE
- a CDS encoding peptidylprolyl isomerase, encoding MADPENTIVMETTKGRVVIELRPDVAPNHVERIKTLSRQGFYDGVPFHRVIEGFMAQTGDPTGTGTGGSDLPDLKAEFNAEPHVRGTCSMARTSAPHSANSQFFICFGDARFLDKQYTVWGKVTEGMETIDQIKRGEPVREPDKIVSMKVMADA
- the pncA gene encoding bifunctional nicotinamidase/pyrazinamidase; the encoded protein is MDTTPTEADVLVVTDVQYDFLPGGALAVPDGDAVIAPIDALAKRFAAHRGHILLTQDWHPPHHSSFASSHTGKAPFETIEMPYGTQILWPDHCVQGSRGAEISRGLECAYLAELVIRKGYNKDVDSYSAFREADRHTHTGLAGYLRERGLKRLFFAGLATDFCVAWSALDAQAEGFDTYVILDACRAIDTDGSLAKALGDMERAGVRFCETGDLLA
- a CDS encoding BMP family ABC transporter substrate-binding protein, with amino-acid sequence MRTGTSLIAAVAALAFGATGAFAQQETAKVGFIYVGPVGDHGWSYQHDQGRQAVEAAFGDKVETTFVESVPESDAERAIEQLARTGHDIIFTTSFGFMEPTLAVAERYPDVKFEHATGYKRADNVATYAGKFHEGRYIIGQIAARMSESGVIGYVGAFPIPEVIAGINAFMLGAQSVDPDIELRVVWVNSWYDPAREADAATALLDQGVDVITQHTDSPAPLQAAADRGALGFGQASDMERFAPEAQLTAIIDDWAPYYVERVGMVLDGTWGSTDTWGGLADGMVVMADYANMPEDVAALAETTEAAIASGELHPFACPVFMQDGTEVPCEGGTHLSDPQILGMNFYVQGIDAQLPN
- a CDS encoding 3-keto-5-aminohexanoate cleavage protein → MLLQAALNGARTPAEHPAVPLTPDALAADAAAVVAAGVGALHVHPRDASGAETLEGAAVAAALAAIRAACPGVPVGVSTGAWIAPGGAARREAMRGWRVLPDYVSINLVEEDAPEVAALALEMGIGVEAGLWSRGDVARFLHEPWAARVLRVLVEINEQGEDAALGGFEGVLAELDEGGYAGPVLSHGLDSGFWPVFRAARRAGHDLRIGLEDVLVLPDGSRAAGNAALAAAAAAEMARG
- a CDS encoding integrase core domain-containing protein; this encodes MRRDAVMRWRRAMRAGLGAEEAAQAVGVPRSTLYRWEKDPRPRSRRPHRMRAKSWTSELVRAVERLRDDYPMWGRAKIGPLVRLEGFAVSDTTVGRIIAHLVARGRAQPVPIARKAAKTKRWTARRRHALRLPKGLKADAPGAIVQIDTVYVQIAPECHVKHFTAYCPVAKWTVAKAFRRATAKAAALFLDKVLAEMPFPVKAIQVDGGSEFKAEFEQACADKNLVLYELPPKSPKLNGGVERCNAAWRYEFYAVYDLPAGVEALNPHIDAFQHLYNHHRPHGALAGRPPAAYLSKPAAGSPAASHMC
- a CDS encoding 4-oxalocrotonate tautomerase family protein; its protein translation is MPYVNIKVTREGVTPAQKKALVEGATRLLVDVLGKNPATTVVVIDEVDTDNWGVGGVVVTERRRQGK